Proteins found in one Bacillus subtilis subsp. subtilis str. 168 genomic segment:
- the yfkF gene encoding putative efflux transporter (Evidence 3: Putative function from multiple computational evidences; PubMedId: 15849754, 16850406; Product type t: transporter): MSRFHFFILVLLVSISGFSQGMLLPVISIIFETNGESAAINGLHATGLYIGVLLASPFMEAPLRKLGFKPLIVMGGSIVILSLFGFIWLQSVWVWFLLRLFIGIGDHMLHFSTQTWVTSMSSKQNRGRNLSIYGLSFGLGFAAGPFMVPLVKLSPSLPFIVSGCISLFAWLFVFFLQNAYPETSPHETKSDNSFRRFYQAMLFGWVAFMPTFGYGFLETALNGSFPVYALRLGISVDAVAIILPAFAIGSIIFQFPLGILSDKYGRRNVLLVILLTGALCFFIAGVFPSPYVIGGCFFIAGMAVGSTFTLGISYMTDLLPPHLLPAGNLLCGITFSLGSILGPVAGGWYMQTFESANLFYFITLTLSSVWLALVLGKPKSWSPAETYSSSS, translated from the coding sequence ATGTCACGATTTCATTTCTTTATCCTTGTCTTGCTCGTTTCCATTTCCGGGTTTTCACAAGGCATGCTGCTGCCTGTCATTTCAATCATTTTTGAAACAAATGGAGAATCCGCTGCTATCAACGGCCTGCACGCGACCGGGCTGTATATCGGTGTGCTTTTGGCTTCGCCGTTTATGGAAGCACCGCTCAGAAAGCTCGGGTTCAAGCCGCTGATCGTCATGGGCGGAAGCATTGTCATTTTAAGCTTATTCGGATTTATTTGGCTTCAGTCAGTTTGGGTCTGGTTCCTGCTTCGCCTGTTCATTGGAATCGGCGACCACATGCTTCACTTTTCTACGCAAACGTGGGTGACCTCCATGTCATCAAAACAAAATCGCGGAAGAAACCTGTCTATTTATGGGCTTTCCTTTGGCCTTGGCTTTGCCGCAGGCCCGTTCATGGTGCCGCTTGTCAAGCTGAGTCCGTCGCTTCCTTTTATCGTGTCCGGCTGCATCAGTCTGTTTGCGTGGCTTTTTGTTTTCTTTCTACAAAATGCATACCCGGAAACCAGTCCTCATGAAACCAAATCAGACAATAGTTTCAGGCGATTTTATCAGGCCATGCTGTTTGGGTGGGTTGCCTTTATGCCTACATTTGGCTATGGCTTTCTGGAAACGGCGCTGAACGGAAGCTTTCCGGTGTACGCGCTCCGTTTGGGGATATCAGTAGACGCAGTAGCGATCATCCTTCCCGCATTTGCGATTGGAAGCATTATCTTTCAGTTTCCGCTCGGCATCCTCAGCGATAAATACGGCAGGCGGAATGTGCTGCTGGTGATTTTACTGACTGGGGCTCTTTGCTTTTTCATCGCCGGTGTATTTCCTTCGCCCTACGTGATCGGCGGCTGCTTTTTTATTGCAGGAATGGCAGTCGGATCAACCTTTACACTTGGCATCAGCTATATGACAGACCTTCTTCCGCCTCACCTCCTGCCGGCGGGAAACCTGCTTTGCGGCATTACATTCAGTCTCGGTAGCATCCTCGGCCCAGTTGCCGGCGGCTGGTATATGCAGACATTTGAAAGCGCAAACTTGTTCTACTTCATTACTCTCACGCTTAGCTCTGTGTGGCTGGCCCTTGTGCTGGGCAAACCGAAAAGCTGGTCACCGGCTGAAACCTATTCTTCATCTTCTTAA